A portion of the Bacillus thuringiensis genome contains these proteins:
- a CDS encoding MFS transporter, which produces MWRNKNVWIVLIGEFIAGLGLWLGILGNLEFMQKYVPSDFMKSVILFIGLLAGVLVGPMAGRVIDQYEKKKVLLYAGFGRVLSVIFMFFAIQFESIAFMIAFMVALQISAAFYFPALQSVIPLIVREHELLQMNGVHMNVGTIARIAGTSLGGILLVVMSLQYMYAFSMAAYALLFLSTFFLQFEDKKSTAPSKQAAKDNSFMEVFRILKGIPIAFTALILSIIPLLFIAGFNLMVINISEMQHDPTIKGFIYTIEGVAFMLGAFVIKRLSDHFKPEKLLYFFAVCTAFAHLSLFFSDIKWMALTSFGLFGFSVGCFFPIMSTIFQTKVEKSYHGRLFSFRNMFERVMFQIVLLGTGFFLDTIGLQYMVLIFGVVSLLIISISLSKQKDYEKQHSQSANL; this is translated from the coding sequence ATGTGGCGTAATAAAAACGTTTGGATTGTTTTAATTGGGGAGTTTATTGCAGGTCTAGGATTATGGCTTGGTATTCTTGGCAACCTTGAATTTATGCAAAAATATGTCCCTTCTGATTTCATGAAATCAGTTATATTATTTATCGGACTATTAGCCGGTGTTCTAGTTGGACCTATGGCTGGCCGTGTCATCGATCAGTATGAAAAGAAAAAAGTTCTTCTTTACGCTGGGTTTGGTCGAGTTTTAAGTGTTATTTTCATGTTTTTCGCTATTCAATTTGAAAGTATCGCATTTATGATTGCATTTATGGTTGCTCTTCAAATTTCAGCAGCATTTTATTTCCCTGCATTACAATCTGTAATTCCACTCATCGTACGTGAGCATGAGTTATTACAAATGAACGGTGTACATATGAATGTTGGTACAATTGCTCGTATTGCAGGTACTTCACTTGGTGGAATTCTTTTAGTTGTGATGAGTTTACAGTACATGTATGCCTTCTCAATGGCAGCATACGCCTTATTATTCCTCTCGACTTTCTTCCTACAATTTGAAGACAAGAAATCAACAGCACCAAGTAAACAAGCTGCAAAAGATAATAGCTTTATGGAAGTATTTCGTATTTTAAAAGGAATTCCTATTGCTTTTACAGCACTTATATTAAGTATCATCCCTCTATTATTTATAGCGGGGTTTAATTTAATGGTTATTAACATTAGCGAAATGCAACATGATCCTACAATTAAAGGGTTCATATATACAATTGAAGGTGTCGCATTTATGTTAGGTGCCTTCGTAATTAAACGTCTATCTGATCATTTCAAGCCTGAAAAATTACTATATTTCTTCGCAGTTTGTACTGCTTTTGCACACCTATCATTGTTCTTTAGCGATATAAAATGGATGGCTCTTACATCATTTGGTTTGTTTGGGTTTAGTGTTGGCTGCTTCTTCCCTATTATGTCGACGATTTTCCAAACGAAAGTTGAAAAAAGTTATCACGGTCGCCTCTTCTCATTCCGTAATATGTTTGAGAGGGTTATGTTCCAAATCGTCTTACTTGGCACAGGGTTCTTCTTAGATACAATTGGGTTGCAATATATGGTTCTCATCTTCGGAGTCGTTTCATTATTGATTATTTCTATTTCCCTTTCTAAGCAGAAAGATTATGAAAAACAGCATTCGCAATCTGCGAATTTATAA
- a CDS encoding 3-hydroxyacyl-ACP dehydratase FabZ family protein, producing MHIKDTLPHRYPFLMIDKVTNVKQDEFVTGYKLITNNEWFINDSHKHMPHMLIVEALAQLSAFVHTSDSEGLGFLSSLDGVEFHGKAYPGDKLDLHYELTRNRRGFVLGKGIATVNDQPIVTIEKLLIYQAD from the coding sequence ATGCATATTAAAGACACACTTCCCCATCGTTATCCATTTTTAATGATTGATAAAGTAACAAATGTAAAACAAGATGAATTCGTTACAGGATATAAACTCATTACAAATAACGAATGGTTTATAAATGATAGTCACAAACATATGCCTCATATGTTAATTGTAGAAGCACTTGCTCAGCTTAGTGCATTTGTACATACAAGTGATTCTGAAGGACTAGGATTCCTCTCCTCTTTAGATGGAGTTGAATTCCATGGAAAAGCATATCCCGGTGATAAACTTGATTTACATTATGAGCTAACGCGCAATCGCCGAGGTTTTGTTCTTGGTAAAGGTATTGCAACTGTAAACGACCAGCCTATTGTAACTATAGAAAAACTATTAATATATCAAGCAGATTAA
- a CDS encoding LL-diaminopimelate aminotransferase → MTYTLATRMKAFQSSIFSELGAYKKEKIAAGHNMIDLSIGNPDMPPADFVREAMVHTASEKESYGYTLSGIQEFHEAVTEYYNNTHNVLLNADKEVLLLMGSQDGLVHLPMVYANPGDIILVPDPGYTAYETGIQMAGATSYYMPLKKENDFLPDLEVIPEEIADQAKMMILNFPGNPVPAMAHEDFFKEVIAFAKKHNIIVVHDFAYAEFYFDGNKPISFLSVHGAKEVGVEINSLSKSYSLAGSRIGYMIGNEEIVRALTQFKSNTDYGVFLPIQKAASAALRNGAAFCEKNRDIYQERRDTLVDGFRTFGWNVDKPAGSMFVWAEIPQGWTSLDFAYALMDRANVVVTPGHAFGPHGEGFVRIALVQDKEVLQQVVENIRNSGIFALEKVNELVKN, encoded by the coding sequence ATGACTTACACGTTAGCAACTAGAATGAAAGCATTCCAATCTTCTATATTTAGTGAATTAGGGGCCTATAAAAAAGAAAAAATTGCAGCAGGTCATAACATGATTGATTTAAGTATCGGAAATCCTGATATGCCGCCCGCTGATTTTGTAAGAGAAGCAATGGTACATACAGCGAGTGAAAAAGAGAGCTACGGATATACATTATCGGGTATTCAAGAATTTCACGAAGCTGTAACTGAATATTACAACAACACTCATAACGTTTTATTAAATGCGGATAAAGAAGTTTTATTATTAATGGGTTCACAAGACGGGCTCGTTCATTTACCTATGGTTTATGCAAATCCAGGTGATATTATATTAGTTCCTGACCCAGGATATACAGCTTATGAAACAGGTATTCAAATGGCTGGTGCAACATCTTACTACATGCCTTTAAAGAAAGAGAATGATTTCTTACCAGACTTAGAAGTCATCCCTGAAGAAATTGCCGATCAAGCGAAGATGATGATTTTAAACTTCCCAGGGAATCCCGTTCCAGCAATGGCCCATGAAGATTTCTTTAAAGAAGTAATCGCATTCGCGAAAAAGCATAATATTATCGTTGTCCATGATTTTGCTTATGCTGAATTTTATTTCGATGGTAATAAGCCAATTAGCTTTCTCTCTGTACATGGTGCTAAAGAAGTTGGCGTAGAAATCAATTCTTTGTCAAAAAGTTATAGTTTAGCTGGTAGCCGAATTGGATATATGATTGGAAACGAAGAAATTGTTCGTGCACTTACTCAATTTAAATCCAATACCGACTACGGTGTATTTTTACCAATTCAAAAAGCGGCATCTGCAGCACTAAGAAATGGCGCTGCATTTTGTGAGAAAAACCGCGATATTTATCAAGAACGGAGAGATACTTTAGTCGATGGATTCCGAACATTTGGTTGGAATGTCGATAAGCCAGCCGGTAGTATGTTTGTCTGGGCTGAAATTCCACAAGGATGGACTTCTCTAGACTTCGCTTATGCATTAATGGATCGTGCGAATGTCGTTGTTACACCTGGTCATGCATTTGGACCTCACGGAGAAGGCTTCGTACGTATTGCACTCGTTCAAGATAAAGAAGTGTTGCAACAAGTTGTTGAAAACATTAGAAATAGCGGCATTTTCGCTCTTGAAAAAGTAAATGAATTAGTTAAAAATTAG
- the exsC gene encoding exosporium protein ExsC — protein sequence MTHIIDYQATQPISKTGETTFAIPASPDKAILAQIKLKISRRDARNNRVELIATVGVEGITEISQVLFRIFRDNVEIFNAQVGIESTDSEQFYAQTFQAIDQDLNCGTHVYSLTVENLTSGASAEVVGPLSFSALAIGQERKCC from the coding sequence ATGACTCATATCATTGATTACCAAGCTACTCAACCTATTAGTAAAACTGGTGAAACAACTTTTGCAATTCCAGCTTCTCCAGATAAAGCAATTCTTGCACAAATTAAATTAAAAATTTCAAGAAGAGACGCACGTAATAATCGTGTGGAATTAATTGCTACAGTTGGAGTTGAAGGTATAACTGAGATTTCACAAGTTTTATTCCGAATTTTCCGTGATAACGTTGAAATTTTCAATGCACAAGTAGGTATTGAATCAACAGACTCTGAACAATTCTACGCTCAAACATTTCAAGCTATAGATCAAGATTTAAACTGCGGCACTCATGTATATTCATTAACTGTAGAAAACCTTACTAGTGGTGCAAGTGCAGAAGTTGTTGGTCCTCTATCTTTTAGCGCTTTAGCTATTGGACAAGAGCGTAAATGTTGCTAA
- a CDS encoding nucleoside hydrolase: MRIVNKKIIFFGDFGIDDAVALIYANKTCKLDILGIVAEYGNVSRDIVTENVYFLERYYATQVKIIEGASRPMTAEEPLFFPEIHGDHGLGPIIPPEMRICKRENFCELIKLIEPCPEDIIIVATGRLTTLATLFLLYPNIMDRICSYYIMGGAFLFPGNVTPVSEANFYGDPIAANIVMKYAKNATIYPLNVTQGALITPEMANIIDKQGTGQAKLIKPMIDFYYENFYKKEYPGIGGSPIHDLLPFVSFINDSIFEYKKSAVWISTTNDVTRGQSVADFRKIAEPTRFDDRPIQRIAVGFNYPAFKEEFMRTILKPDCP, encoded by the coding sequence GTGAGAATAGTTAATAAGAAAATCATCTTTTTTGGAGACTTTGGTATTGATGACGCCGTAGCGTTAATTTATGCAAATAAAACATGTAAATTAGATATTCTAGGTATTGTTGCAGAGTACGGGAATGTATCACGAGATATCGTTACGGAAAATGTTTATTTTTTAGAAAGGTACTATGCTACACAAGTGAAAATTATTGAAGGTGCGAGTAGGCCGATGACAGCTGAAGAACCTTTGTTTTTCCCTGAAATCCATGGGGATCACGGTTTAGGTCCTATTATTCCACCTGAGATGAGAATTTGTAAACGAGAAAATTTTTGTGAATTAATCAAATTAATCGAACCTTGTCCAGAAGATATTATAATTGTGGCGACAGGAAGACTAACGACGCTTGCTACGTTATTTTTATTGTATCCAAATATAATGGATCGTATTTGTTCGTATTATATAATGGGCGGCGCTTTCCTATTTCCAGGTAATGTTACACCAGTATCTGAAGCGAATTTTTATGGTGATCCAATTGCAGCAAATATTGTTATGAAATATGCGAAAAACGCTACTATATACCCGTTAAATGTAACACAGGGTGCGCTTATTACGCCTGAAATGGCCAATATAATAGATAAACAAGGAACTGGACAGGCGAAACTCATTAAACCAATGATTGATTTTTATTATGAGAATTTTTATAAAAAAGAATATCCGGGTATTGGTGGAAGTCCTATACACGATTTACTACCGTTTGTCTCGTTTATAAATGATAGTATTTTCGAATATAAAAAATCGGCAGTGTGGATTAGTACGACAAATGATGTGACTAGGGGCCAAAGTGTAGCTGACTTTAGAAAAATAGCTGAACCAACAAGGTTTGATGATCGGCCGATTCAGAGAATTGCTGTTGGTTTTAACTATCCTGCTTTTAAAGAAGAGTTTATGCGAACAATATTGAAGCCAGATTGTCCTTAA
- a CDS encoding CcdC family protein, translating into MGDTSSLITVFLCIALLIFWRRYRSMHKPIKGSGKRILWPLLFLTPGIVWFLGPVHPAILQVIIAVFIGVLFAVPLIVLTNYERRDDGNIYTKKSAAFLITFIALVVLRYGSRQFIVDLDQQTIGLLFYVVAVSYIIPWRIACYIKFRKVWRENNNHAI; encoded by the coding sequence ATGGGAGACACGTCCTCACTAATAACCGTCTTTTTATGCATTGCACTACTAATATTTTGGCGTCGTTATCGCTCCATGCATAAGCCAATAAAGGGATCGGGAAAACGTATTTTATGGCCATTACTATTTTTAACACCAGGTATAGTGTGGTTTTTAGGTCCCGTACATCCAGCTATATTACAAGTAATTATAGCGGTATTTATTGGTGTGCTTTTTGCTGTGCCGCTTATAGTATTAACAAATTATGAGCGAAGAGATGATGGGAATATTTATACGAAAAAAAGTGCAGCTTTTTTAATTACTTTTATTGCGCTTGTTGTTTTAAGATATGGTTCAAGACAATTTATCGTTGATTTAGATCAACAAACGATTGGTTTATTATTTTACGTTGTTGCTGTCTCGTATATTATTCCATGGAGAATTGCTTGTTATATAAAGTTTAGAAAAGTTTGGCGGGAAAATAATAATCATGCTATATGA
- the coaW gene encoding type II pantothenate kinase, translating to MERTIGIDAGGTLTKIAYFNEKKLLTFKKFYSHEQHKIIDWVKSNNGIKQICITGGKSKLLQHLLTGSYKIIELNEFEATLAGVRYILKEEKHTINNFILTNIGTGTSIHYVYNEQYIRAGGTGVGGGTIMGFSKLLTNIDHFEDVIPLTKVGSRKELDITVGDIYGGILSPIDNNLTASNFGKAAITESNNSSSDILATVQGLVGEVVTALSLQFAETKNIEHIIYIGSTLCNNVQLQHIISSYTEYQNKTPIFLQDGGNSGAIGALLHATK from the coding sequence ATGGAACGTACTATCGGTATCGATGCTGGAGGCACATTAACGAAAATAGCTTATTTTAACGAAAAAAAGCTATTAACTTTTAAAAAATTTTATTCTCATGAACAACATAAAATAATAGATTGGGTTAAAAGCAACAATGGCATAAAACAAATATGTATTACGGGTGGTAAATCGAAACTATTACAGCATCTGCTTACAGGTTCATATAAAATAATAGAGCTAAACGAATTTGAAGCTACTCTTGCAGGTGTCCGATACATATTAAAAGAAGAAAAACATACTATAAACAATTTTATTTTAACCAATATCGGTACAGGTACTTCTATCCATTACGTTTATAATGAACAATATATTCGCGCTGGTGGAACCGGAGTTGGCGGTGGGACTATTATGGGATTTTCAAAATTGTTAACAAATATAGATCATTTTGAAGATGTAATCCCTCTAACAAAAGTAGGCTCTAGAAAAGAACTAGATATTACGGTTGGAGATATTTATGGTGGTATTCTTTCCCCAATCGATAATAACTTAACTGCTAGTAACTTCGGGAAAGCAGCTATTACAGAATCAAATAATAGTAGCTCCGATATACTAGCTACTGTACAAGGACTTGTCGGTGAAGTCGTTACTGCATTAAGCCTTCAATTCGCTGAAACAAAAAACATTGAACATATTATTTATATTGGTTCGACTTTATGTAATAACGTACAACTTCAACATATTATTAGTAGCTACACCGAATATCAAAATAAAACACCAATCTTTTTACAAGATGGTGGTAATAGCGGTGCAATTGGTGCATTACTTCATGCTACGAAATAA
- a CDS encoding 2'-5' RNA ligase family protein — MRTILLFLNNMFISEIENIRQKHDPLFGLIPPHITIVFPFESSISNDELKLHIINVSKPIQNIEIEFKNQITSEREYLFLRVERGKEQIEELHNILYTGPLLQFLKEDIPYIPHVTVGRKESAVLAAEVVKEIPSFHGKLNCVIDRISVERIGENGESIIEFEVPFLKS, encoded by the coding sequence ATGCGTACAATTTTACTTTTTCTAAACAACATGTTCATTAGTGAAATCGAGAACATTAGGCAAAAACATGATCCTTTATTTGGATTAATTCCACCGCATATTACAATTGTATTCCCATTTGAAAGTTCGATTTCAAATGATGAGCTGAAATTACATATTATAAATGTATCAAAACCGATACAGAATATAGAAATTGAATTTAAGAATCAAATTACTAGTGAAAGAGAATATTTGTTTTTACGAGTTGAAAGGGGAAAAGAACAAATAGAGGAACTACATAATATTCTATATACAGGACCTTTATTACAATTTTTGAAAGAAGACATTCCGTACATCCCGCATGTAACAGTCGGAAGAAAAGAAAGTGCCGTGTTAGCTGCTGAAGTAGTGAAGGAGATTCCTAGTTTTCATGGGAAGTTAAATTGTGTGATTGATAGAATAAGCGTGGAGCGAATTGGAGAGAACGGGGAATCAATTATTGAATTTGAAGTGCCATTTCTAAAAAGCTGA
- a CDS encoding class I SAM-dependent methyltransferase — protein sequence MSKEELVKKQFGRNADKYVNSKIHAKGQDLQHVVQQVESRHNNRLLDVATGGGHVANMLAPMFEEVVALDLTEQMLEKAKGFIKQNGHENVSFVAGNAEDLPFVDHFFDTITCRIAAHHFTNPAQFIYEVNRTLEDNGLFILIDNVSPENNEYDTFYNFIEKKRDPSHERALKKTEWLTLLEKNGLQMQSCLTFDKKFDFDWWCNMMDVPVQKREKLTECMMKAPNEMKEYFNIQLKNNKVDSFYTEMAMFICKKSKTIKR from the coding sequence ATGAGTAAAGAAGAACTTGTGAAAAAACAGTTTGGCAGAAATGCAGATAAGTATGTGAATAGTAAAATACATGCTAAAGGACAGGACTTACAGCATGTAGTTCAACAAGTTGAATCTCGCCATAATAATCGTCTTCTTGATGTTGCTACTGGTGGCGGACATGTTGCGAATATGTTAGCACCTATGTTTGAAGAAGTAGTTGCACTTGATTTAACAGAACAGATGTTAGAAAAAGCAAAAGGTTTTATAAAGCAGAATGGTCATGAAAATGTGTCTTTTGTAGCAGGAAACGCAGAGGATTTACCATTTGTAGACCATTTTTTTGATACAATTACATGCCGGATTGCAGCCCATCATTTTACGAATCCGGCTCAATTTATTTATGAAGTAAATCGTACGTTGGAGGATAATGGATTGTTCATCTTAATAGATAATGTTTCGCCAGAAAATAATGAATATGATACATTTTATAATTTTATAGAAAAAAAGCGGGACCCAAGTCATGAACGAGCTCTAAAAAAGACAGAATGGCTTACTTTATTAGAAAAAAACGGTTTGCAAATGCAGTCATGTCTTACTTTTGATAAGAAGTTTGATTTTGACTGGTGGTGTAATATGATGGATGTCCCTGTACAAAAGCGTGAAAAATTAACAGAATGTATGATGAAAGCACCAAACGAAATGAAAGAATATTTTAATATTCAACTTAAAAATAATAAAGTAGATTCGTTCTATACTGAAATGGCTATGTTTATATGTAAAAAAAGTAAAACAATAAAAAGATAA
- a CDS encoding DUF3970 family protein, giving the protein MIRVRIEGTEEEMLEFMGKMPDIPGFEKTHMREPRKGNNPKYDSSKNVLAYLSYKKIEVANK; this is encoded by the coding sequence ATGATTCGTGTACGCATTGAAGGTACTGAGGAAGAAATGCTTGAATTTATGGGGAAAATGCCGGACATTCCTGGATTTGAAAAGACACATATGAGAGAGCCAAGAAAAGGAAATAACCCGAAATACGATTCAAGTAAAAATGTACTAGCATATTTGTCTTATAAAAAGATTGAAGTCGCCAATAAATAG
- a CDS encoding YqbF domain-containing protein — translation MYYVKLIKGQSFYAFDHRFLVSEEEKVSEKIYNYLRRNEFFEVRKEEYSA, via the coding sequence ATGTATTACGTAAAATTAATTAAAGGTCAATCATTCTACGCTTTTGATCATCGTTTCTTAGTGTCTGAAGAAGAAAAGGTTTCAGAGAAAATTTATAATTACTTACGACGCAATGAATTTTTTGAAGTACGTAAAGAAGAATATTCTGCTTAA